The proteins below are encoded in one region of Oncorhynchus gorbuscha isolate QuinsamMale2020 ecotype Even-year linkage group LG01, OgorEven_v1.0, whole genome shotgun sequence:
- the LOC124039186 gene encoding dual specificity protein phosphatase 8-like isoform X2, whose protein sequence is MLSVLRAMPLDVVIAPAEDCFWPVLQESDRRLKIRVRRTKEGRELRGGFAAFSSCFPGLCEGKPALPMSISQPCLPVANVGPTRILPHLYLGSQKDVLNQDLMVQNGITYVLNASNTCPKPDFIRESHFMRIPVNDNYCEKLLPWLEKTNEFIDKAKVSNCRVIVHCLAGISRSATIAIAYIMKTMGLSSDDAYRFVKDRRPSISPNFNFLGQLLEFEKGLRLLQALSDDKTSEGKSQSQGSEVNGVSSGSEVNGHHDFSLAEPPTPSEPKLPSPTSLQQGFNGLHLSAERILDTNRLKRSFSLDIKSVYSPSSPHCPRLAAPTHSEDVPKLCKLDSPPVNGICPQFSPAPDSPGSAESPFPSPGCGGSIGGLGVGGPSEGGVRSGGPSLSRPRRKAKHGSGSGGAGSTSNSPVHSYLPHPQSLSLALGRSLPVHKSPSLDDSLKGSMLLSLPTMGSGTMWTKHRDTVQATTPVTPTTDTPWYFGTEEVGQGGMELGGGGGGGVEVRFGSSSAYVAFGCSEGVRLREKVPRDKTASSSSASSSSSTTVANGTGSNSNDKQFKRRSCQMEFEEGISETRSREELGKIGKQSSFSGSMEIIEVS, encoded by the exons ATGTTGAGCGTGTTGAGGGCGATGCCTCTGGACGTGGTCATAGCCCCGGCGGAGGACTGTTTCTGGCCTGTCCTGCAGGAGTCAGACAGGAGGCTGAAGATCAGAGTCCGCAGGACCAAAGAAGGGAGGGAGTTACGAG ggGGCTTTGCTGCGTTCTCCTCCTGTTTCCCCGGGCTGTGTGAGGGCAAGCCAGCTTTGCCTATGAGCATATCCCAGCCCTGCCTGCCGGTAGCTAACGTAGGCCCCACACGCATCCTACCACACCTCTACCTGGGGTCGCAGAAAGACGTCCTCAACCAG GACCTGATGGTTCAGAATGGCATCACGTACGTGCTGAATGCCAGTAACACCTGTCCCAAGCCTGACTTCATCAGAGAGAGCCACTTCATGCGGATCCCTGTCAACGACAACTACTGCGAGAAGCTACTGCCCTGGCTGGAGAAAACCAATGAATTCATTG ACAAAGCCAAGGTGTCAAACTGCAGAGTCATTGTGCACTGCCTGGCTGGAATCTCACGCTCGGCAACCATCGCCATCGCATACATCATGAAGACAATGGGCCTGTCATCGGATGACGCCTACAG GTTTGTGAAGGACCGGCGGCCTTCGATATCGCCCAACTTCAACTTCTTGGGCCAGCTGCTGGAGTTCGAGAAGGGGCTGCGGCTCCTCCAAGCCCTGTCGGATGACAAGACCTCTGAGGGCAAAAGTCAATCCCAGGGTTCAGAGGTCAACGGGGTCAGCTCAGGTTCAGAGGTCAACGGTCATCATGACTTTTCATTAGCAGAGCCCCCGACCCCTTCAGAACCCAAGCTCCCCTCGCCGACCTCCCTCCAGCAGGGCTTCAACGGCCTCCACCTGTCAGCCGAGCGCATCCTGGACACCAACCGGCTGAAGCGCTCTTTCTCCCTGGACATCAAGTCTGTGTACTCCCCTAGCAGCCCACACTGCCCGCGCCTGGCAGCGCCCACACACTCCGAGGATGTGCCCAAGCTGTGTAAACTGGACAGCCCCCCTGTCAACGGCATCTGTCCCCAGTTCTCCCCCGCCCCGGACAGCCCTGGCTCAGCCGAGTCGCCCTTCCCCTCCCCGGGGTGCGGCGGTAGCATCGGAGGTCTCGGCGTCGGGGGTCCCAGTGAAGGGGGTGTTCGCTCTGGAGGTCCCTCATTGTCCAGGCCCAGGAGGAAAGCCAAGCACGGCTCTGGATCTGGTGGAGCTGGATCCACAAGCAACTCCCCGGTCCACTCCTACCTCCCACACCCCCAGTCCCTCAGCCTGGCTCTGGGACGCTCCCTGCCCGTCCACAAGAGCCCCAGCCTGGACGACAGCCTGAAGGGCTCCATGCTTCTCTCCCTGCCCACCATGGGATCTGGGACCATGTGGaccaaacacagagacacagtccagGCGACCACCCCAGTCACCCCTACCACCGACACCCCCTGGTACTTTGGGACAGAAGAGGTAGGGCAAGGAGGGATGGAACTCGGAGGCGGCggtggaggaggggtggaagTGCGATTCGGAAGCAGCTCAGCGTACGTGGCGTTCGGGTGTAGCGAAGGGGTGCGGCTACGGGAGAAAGTGCCGCGGGACAAAACGGCGTCGTCGTCGTCAGCGTCGTCATCATCCTCGACGACCGTTGCTAATGGGACGGGCTCCAACAGCAACGACAAGCAGTTCAAGCGGCGCAGCTGTCAGATGGAGTTTGAGGAGGGCATCTCCGAGACACGTTCCCGGGAGGAGCTAGGGAAGATTGGGAAGCAGTCTAGCTTCTCCGGGAGCATGGAGATCATCGAGGTATCTTGA